Sequence from the Corallococcus sp. EGB genome:
GGGGATGGCCGCGCCGCCGGGCACGAACCACACGTGCTGCATGGGGTGCAGGTGCTTCACCATGGTCCACTCCGCGCGCTGCACCAGCAGCTTCGCCCGGGGGAAGACGGGCGCGGTGCCGGCGCCGCCCAGCCAGCCGCGCAGGTCCTGGATGTGCAGATGGTCGAAGGCCAGGTAGTCCACGTCCGACGGCGTCAGCCCCAGGTGCTCCAGGTGGGCCTGCACCGTGCCGTGGCGGATGGACATCACCTTGTCGGAGAGGAACGCGCCGTAGCGCTCCCGCAGCGCGCGGTAGAAGGGCGCCGCGTGGCCTCGCTCGTAGTCCGTGGGGTTGAAGAGCAGCGTGCGCCGCTGGCCGGTGCCTGCTTCCGCGAACTGCACCACCTGCATGCGGTTCGTCATCATCACGTACGGCGCGGGGGACAGCGCCGCGCCGCTGAAGGCGAACAGGGTGGGGTAGGGGAACGTGATGAGGTCGCACGTGGCCACCGCCGCCACCGGCCCCTCCCGGACGAAGGCCTCACGGGCCTCCAGCGCGGCGCGGCGCAGCTTCTGCAGGCGCGGGCCGGGCGAGCGCTCGGCGCGGGCCTCCGGCAACAGGGGCAGGGGACGGAACGGGGCAGAAGCGGAAATCATGACGCGACTCCCTTCGAGCAGGGGGGCAGCCCCCCTGGCTGGCCGGTCGGCGTGCCGCTCCAAGTCTAGCGCCGCCAGAAGGGCAGCGACACGCGCCCCCTTCGCTGTATAGGGTCGGAATGGCGATGGCGAGGAAGTCCGACGACACCCTCTCGGGAGATGTTCAGCCGGAAGACATCCGGCTGGAGGCCTCCCTGCGCCCACGCACCTTCGACGAGTACGTGGGACAGGGCGCGGTCGTCGAGAAGCTCAAGGTGTACGTGGCCGCGGCGAAGAATCGCGGCGACGCGCTGGACCACTGCCTGTTCTCCGGGCCCCCGGGCCTGGGCAAGACGTCGCTCGCGCACCTCATCGCGAACGAGCTGGGCGTGGGCATCCACGTCACCAGCGGCCCCGCGCTGGAGCGCAAGGGCGACCTTGCGGGCCTGCTCACCAACCTCAACGAGCGGGACATCCTCTTCATCGACGAAATCCATCGCCTCAACGCCGCCGTGGAGGAGTACCTCTACCCGGCGATGGAGGACTTCCGGCTGGACATCACCATCGACACCGGGCCCGCCGCCCGCGCGATGAAGATCGACCTGCCGCCCTTCACGCTGGTGGGCGCCACCACGCGCACGGGCCTGCTTACGTCCCCCTTGCGCGACCGCTTCCAGATCCAGGAGCGGCTGGAGTACTACGAGCCCAGGTTCCTGGAGCAGATCCTGGACCGCTCCGCGCGCATCCTCGGCGTGCCCATGGACCGCGCCGCCAGCCGCGAGGTCTCCACCCGCTCGCGCGGCACGCCCCGCATCGCCAACCGCCTCTTGCGCCGCCTTCGCGACTTCGCGCAGGTGGAGGGCAACGGCCGCATCACCTACGACCTGGCGCACGACTCGCTCAGCCGCCTGGGCGTGGACGCCAGCGGCCTGGACGCGATGGACCGGAAGATCCTCCTGACCATCCTGGAGAAGTTCGGCGGCGGCCCGGTGGGCGTGGAGACCATCGCCGCGAGCGTGGGCGAACAGCGCGACACCCTCGAGGACGTCTACGAGCCCTTCCTCATGCAGGAGGGCTTCCTCATGCGCACGCCCCGGGGCCGCACCGCCACGCTGCGCACCTACCAGTACTTCAAGAAGACTCCGCCCCCCAGCTCCCCGCAAGGCGCGCTCTTCTAGCGCGCCCCCTTCTTCCGCCATGAGCCAAGCCTCCGCGCCCGCCGTGCCCACGGTCCTCCCCAGTCCCCGCGACTCCTACGGCGACCTGATGCGCGCCTCACAGGCCACGCGCGCGGGCTTCCTCGCCGAGCGCGAGCGCTGGCTGCGCGGCGTCCCGGTGGAGGGCCGCGAGGAGCTGCTCTTCGAGTTCGAGATGTGGCTGCGCGCCGTGGAGCGCTACCTGAACCTCCACAACGCCGTGGTGGACGCCCGGGCCCGGCCGCTCGTCACGCGCGACTTCCACGAGGAGCTGGTGGACGTGCGCGACGCCATGGAGCGCGCCGTGCGCGTCGCCCGGCACCTGCAGGACCCGGAGAGCGACCCGAAGATGGTCTTCCGCAAGTACGTGGAGACCCAGCTCGCGGACGACCGCGTCCGCCGGCTGATGATTGAAGAGGAGCTGGATCAGGAGACCCCGCCGGAGAGCCTCTTCGTCGTGCGCGAGGCCTTCGACGCGCTGAAGAACCTGCTCGACAACCTGCTCCAGCTGCCCCTCATCGGCCTGTCGCTGTTCCAGGACGTGGGCAAGCTGACGCTGCGGGAGATCGTCCTCAACCGCTACTTCCGCCCCTTCCGCCCGCTGGAGTTCCGCGTCGAGTACGACCGGCTGCGCTCCGTGCGCCTGCTGGACGTGCTGGGCTCGCTGCCGCAGGACACGCGGCCCCTGTTCACCACCGCGTTCCTGGGCCTCTTCCGCGTGCTGCACTACCTCACGCACGTGGACCCGGAGTCCCAGCCGCCCGTGCCCCGCCGCGTGCGCGTGCTCCTGTCCCTGGTGCGCGGCGAGGTCTCCGCCGTCGCCAGCTACCTGCACACGGAGCTGTCCCCCAAGGCGGGCCCCAAGCACCTGCAGGCCGCCGCGCTGCGCGCCGCGCGCGACCTGGCCCGCGAGACGGACCGCATCGCCCGTGACGTGCTGGTGGACCTGGACCGCGACCCCGCCGCCCCCCTGCGCGCCGCGGAGGCCTTCACCACGCTCCTCCGCCAGCAGATCGTGGCGCTCGTGGACGCGCTGGCCCCCAACGGCTCGCTGGGGGATGAGGCCTTCGCCCACCTCACCAGCGCCCAGGACGCCGCCCTGCGTCTGCGCAAGGACCTGTGGGTCTACGCCCAGCTGTGCCGCGCCGCCGAAAGCCACCTGCGCGCGGAGGACGTGCCCGCGGCGGAGCGCGTCCTGGAGGCCCTCAAGTCGTTCCTCGACTACTTCCACGACGGCGGCTACCAGCTTTTGCGCTACGCGGACTACGACGCCTTCGATCGCTTCACCTCGCTGCTGGTGGAGCTGCCCTGGCCGCCGGAAGGCCCCGGCATCCGCAGCCGCCTGGCGGAGGACCTCCGGCGCTTCTCACAGACGCTGGAGACCACCTTCCACGCCGTCAGCCGGCGCTCCCTCCTGCAGGGCCGCGGCTTCGACCGGCCGGACGCGGAAGCCCTGCGCGACCGCTTCCTGCCGCCTGCCCGCTGACCCACCCTCGCAGTCTTGATTCCCGTCAAGGCCCGGACTCCAAGTGAGCCCTGGATGTCCGTTTGCTTCCGGGCACCGGGCTGGGATAGAGACGCGCCCCTGTCGCGTGGGTGACACGCACTCCGGGTTGGCGCGAAACCAACCGGACGCACCGGGTTCGAAGGATGGATTCCGGACATCGCTGTCACGGTGGGAGGAGCAGTGGTGGGTTTCCCAAGAGGGGTATCCGGGCCCCGGTCCCCTCCGGACCCGGTCCCGACGTCCGGTGCGCCAGCAGTTCCGAGGGGTTGGGAACGCGATGACCGCCCCTGGAGGCGATTCTTGTGTCACGGCCCCGTGGCATGTTGATTGCTCAGATGTGCAGCGCGTCAGACCGCCGTGGAACGGCCTGACGGAGCCGTACCCCGCGTGCGTCAGTACGAAGCAGTCCCCAGAGGCGACACCGACATGCACC
This genomic interval carries:
- the ruvB gene encoding Holliday junction branch migration DNA helicase RuvB; its protein translation is MAMARKSDDTLSGDVQPEDIRLEASLRPRTFDEYVGQGAVVEKLKVYVAAAKNRGDALDHCLFSGPPGLGKTSLAHLIANELGVGIHVTSGPALERKGDLAGLLTNLNERDILFIDEIHRLNAAVEEYLYPAMEDFRLDITIDTGPAARAMKIDLPPFTLVGATTRTGLLTSPLRDRFQIQERLEYYEPRFLEQILDRSARILGVPMDRAASREVSTRSRGTPRIANRLLRRLRDFAQVEGNGRITYDLAHDSLSRLGVDASGLDAMDRKILLTILEKFGGGPVGVETIAASVGEQRDTLEDVYEPFLMQEGFLMRTPRGRTATLRTYQYFKKTPPPSSPQGALF